A single region of the Prevotella sp. HUN102 genome encodes:
- a CDS encoding relaxase/mobilization nuclease domain-containing protein, translated as MIAKIIKGADFGGVINYMLSKQEGKAMVLASNNIGFTDQNLCAHEFTLQASMRPNVQKPICHTILSFSASDAERLTDDVMVNIANEYLLKMGYCDTQSLVVRHSDRQHPHLHICINRIGNDGNTISNRNEKYRSMKVCRELTERYGLTIGEGKKAVNRHRLRGEDKLRYEIFDAIKAVLPQSKNWKDFIADLDKQGIATRFKTKGNTDVVQGIIFEKDGCSFSGSKIDRSCSFSRLNAEIKRNIRQAQQRLSKEPMAHSTDESGFKSDLSDALSEVFTMPMPSGGIDVDELRFQKKLRNRTNRKRRI; from the coding sequence ATGATAGCCAAGATTATCAAAGGCGCAGACTTCGGAGGTGTTATCAACTATATGCTCAGTAAACAGGAAGGAAAAGCTATGGTTCTAGCGAGTAATAACATAGGTTTTACCGACCAAAACCTATGCGCCCACGAGTTTACTCTGCAAGCCTCCATGCGCCCGAACGTGCAGAAGCCTATTTGCCACACGATACTCTCGTTCTCTGCCAGCGATGCCGAGCGATTGACGGACGATGTGATGGTGAATATAGCCAATGAATACTTACTAAAGATGGGCTATTGCGATACGCAGAGCCTTGTCGTAAGGCACAGCGACCGCCAGCATCCGCACTTGCATATTTGCATCAATCGTATTGGCAACGATGGCAATACCATCAGCAACCGCAACGAGAAATACCGCTCTATGAAAGTTTGCCGAGAACTAACCGAGCGTTATGGTTTGACCATTGGAGAGGGGAAGAAGGCGGTAAATCGCCACCGACTGCGTGGTGAAGACAAGTTGCGCTATGAGATATTCGATGCCATCAAGGCTGTCTTGCCCCAATCGAAGAATTGGAAAGACTTTATCGCAGACTTAGACAAGCAAGGCATTGCCACTCGTTTCAAAACAAAAGGCAACACGGACGTAGTACAAGGCATCATCTTTGAAAAGGATGGTTGCAGTTTTAGTGGCTCAAAGATAGACCGCTCGTGTTCTTTCTCGCGCCTCAACGCAGAGATAAAGCGAAACATTCGGCAGGCACAACAGCGTCTCTCGAAAGAGCCGATGGCACATTCGACAGATGAAAGCGGATTTAAAAGCGACTTATCCGATGCACTTAGCGAAGTCTTTACGATGCCTATGCCCAGCGGAGGTATAGACGTTGATGAACTTCGCTTTCAAAAGAAACTCCGCAACAGAACCAACCGCAAACGTAGAATTTAA
- a CDS encoding DUF3853 family protein, with protein sequence MTINELLDKPVWQMTGEELLFLAQHGIMSTSGETTMSSSSQKERRYVYGLAGIARLFGCSLPTANRIKQSGKINRAITQIGRKIIVDADLALELAGRKTGGR encoded by the coding sequence ATGACGATAAATGAATTATTGGACAAGCCTGTGTGGCAGATGACAGGTGAAGAATTACTCTTCCTTGCACAACACGGTATTATGTCCACAAGTGGAGAAACGACAATGTCTTCCTCCTCTCAAAAAGAAAGACGATATGTGTACGGCTTGGCTGGCATTGCACGCCTCTTTGGGTGTAGCCTCCCTACGGCTAATCGTATCAAGCAAAGTGGTAAAATTAATCGTGCCATTACACAAATTGGTCGCAAGATAATTGTGGATGCCGACCTTGCGCTGGAATTGGCAGGACGAAAGACAGGAGGGCGATGA
- a CDS encoding AAA family ATPase, with translation MMNTTDYENIWKASLIHVTDEFSLPPIVLQAGEAIIGTLGNFSVSTGKAKAKKTFNVSAIVAAALINGQVLEYRASFPECKRNILYFDTEQSPYHCQLVMQRILRLAGLPIDKEPELLKFSHLRAIADPNERREIIRYAIYNTPNVGLVVIDGIRDLMLDINNSTEATKLVGDLMQWTSEQNIHIQTVLHLNKGDDNARGHIGTELNNKAETVLQITKDNTLPERSIVAPAIIRSKPFEKFAFRLKEMGDEVCVPETDSTYTDNECKLHRCSYHELSDTEHGKALAQAFSSSEVLPYGELILALKNAYAEVVGQSYGQTKLKELLQFLLNKGIVVKEERGKYRLNKDYQP, from the coding sequence ATGATGAACACGACCGATTACGAAAACATTTGGAAAGCATCGCTCATCCATGTTACGGATGAATTCTCACTTCCACCCATTGTGCTACAAGCAGGCGAAGCCATCATCGGCACGCTGGGCAATTTCAGTGTATCAACAGGCAAGGCGAAAGCAAAGAAGACTTTCAATGTGAGTGCCATCGTTGCTGCAGCCCTTATCAATGGGCAGGTGCTGGAGTATCGGGCATCATTTCCCGAATGTAAACGCAATATCCTTTACTTTGATACAGAGCAAAGCCCTTATCATTGCCAACTGGTGATGCAACGTATTCTGCGGTTGGCAGGACTGCCAATAGACAAAGAGCCCGAGCTTTTGAAGTTCAGCCATCTCAGAGCCATTGCCGATCCCAATGAGCGTAGAGAAATCATTCGTTACGCCATTTACAATACTCCTAACGTGGGCTTGGTGGTCATTGACGGCATTCGTGATTTGATGCTTGACATCAATAACTCAACGGAGGCGACTAAATTGGTGGGTGACCTGATGCAGTGGACGAGCGAGCAGAATATCCACATTCAAACCGTCTTACACCTCAATAAAGGCGACGACAATGCACGAGGGCATATAGGAACGGAACTCAACAACAAGGCAGAGACAGTCTTACAAATCACGAAAGACAACACGCTGCCTGAGCGAAGTATCGTTGCTCCTGCCATCATTCGCTCCAAACCCTTTGAGAAGTTCGCTTTTCGGCTCAAGGAAATGGGAGATGAGGTGTGCGTTCCTGAAACAGATTCGACCTACACGGACAATGAATGCAAGCTTCATCGCTGCTCTTACCACGAACTAAGCGATACCGAACATGGAAAAGCATTGGCACAAGCCTTTTCTTCGAGCGAAGTATTGCCCTATGGCGAACTCATCTTGGCTCTCAAAAATGCTTATGCGGAGGTCGTGGGGCAATCTTATGGGCAAACAAAACTCAAAGAACTCTTGCAATTTCTGCTCAATAAAGGCATAGTGGTCAAGGAGGAACGAGGAAAATATCGGCTCAACAAAGATTATCAACCCTAA
- the mobC gene encoding plasmid mobilization relaxosome protein MobC, producing MEQKNKGGRPTKTLSEKRKYQVLLRLNTMEYYTLLGKAREASITRTEFLRRLITKAEVKARIKPEEMQLIRTVSGMANNLNQIAHRLNAFGITKLNEDLNALKTLIHELIKRLKL from the coding sequence ATGGAACAGAAGAACAAGGGTGGGCGCCCCACCAAGACCTTATCAGAGAAGCGAAAGTACCAAGTGCTTCTTCGGCTTAATACGATGGAGTACTACACCCTGCTGGGCAAGGCGCGCGAGGCATCCATCACTCGCACCGAGTTTTTGCGACGGCTTATCACAAAAGCAGAAGTCAAGGCACGCATCAAACCCGAAGAGATGCAACTCATCCGCACGGTTTCGGGCATGGCTAACAATCTTAATCAGATAGCCCATCGGCTCAACGCCTTTGGCATCACTAAACTCAATGAAGACTTGAATGCACTGAAAACGCTCATTCATGAACTCATCAAACGCTTGAAACTATGA
- a CDS encoding restriction endonuclease subunit S: MKNKIDTSQWKIFKVSDVFGNPTRPKARSIKQYELGDIPFVASGNFNNGIELYVEPKVDEQLDKGGCISISPVGGFAFFQETDFLGRGGAGSSILLLYHKNLNRFNALFLCSILSKSCEKYGYGDMCSAEKLKSELLLLPADSLGQPDWAYMENYIKQVIAKQNKHLELLLLSTPPPNCKKQLKTKEWSEFLFSDLFSIKKGKRLTKANMRDGDIRFIGASAINNGVTAHIANTTHLHPANTISVNYNGSVGEAFYQDKSFWASDDVNVLHLKTHHLSKEIALFLIPLIRNVGKRFKFDEKWTKDLMNRTKLKLPVDTSGAPDWSYMEAYIYTALSAMNNNQKLLQAASRDR, from the coding sequence ATGAAGAATAAAATAGACACTTCTCAGTGGAAAATTTTTAAGGTGAGTGATGTTTTTGGCAATCCAACTCGTCCAAAAGCACGATCAATAAAGCAGTACGAATTGGGTGATATTCCTTTTGTTGCTTCTGGAAACTTCAATAATGGAATTGAACTATATGTCGAGCCTAAAGTAGATGAGCAATTGGATAAAGGTGGTTGTATTTCAATTAGCCCTGTCGGTGGCTTTGCATTCTTTCAAGAAACAGATTTTCTAGGTCGAGGCGGTGCAGGGTCTTCGATCCTATTGCTTTATCATAAAAACCTCAATAGGTTTAACGCATTGTTTTTATGTTCCATACTCAGTAAATCTTGTGAGAAATATGGATATGGGGATATGTGTAGTGCTGAAAAGTTAAAATCAGAACTTTTGCTATTACCAGCAGATTCTTTGGGGCAACCAGATTGGGCATATATGGAGAATTACATAAAACAGGTGATAGCAAAACAGAACAAGCATCTTGAACTATTGCTACTTTCTACCCCCCCCCCAAATTGTAAAAAACAGTTAAAAACAAAAGAGTGGAGCGAGTTTTTATTTTCAGATTTGTTCAGTATCAAGAAGGGGAAACGGCTAACAAAAGCCAATATGAGAGATGGTGATATAAGATTTATTGGAGCAAGTGCTATCAATAATGGTGTTACTGCACATATTGCAAATACAACCCATTTGCATCCTGCCAATACAATTTCTGTAAATTATAATGGTTCGGTAGGAGAAGCGTTTTATCAAGACAAATCTTTTTGGGCATCTGATGATGTGAATGTCTTGCACTTGAAAACTCATCACTTATCTAAAGAAATCGCATTATTTCTCATCCCCCTTATTCGAAATGTAGGCAAGCGTTTTAAGTTTGATGAAAAGTGGACCAAAGACCTTATGAATAGGACTAAGTTGAAGCTCCCTGTCGATACATCAGGGGCTCCTGATTGGAGTTATATGGAAGCTTATATTTATACAGCATTGAGTGCTATGAATAATAACCAGAAATTGCTCCAAGCAGCAAGCCGTGATAGATGA
- a CDS encoding threonine/serine exporter ThrE family protein, which produces MQTEQLNDKTRRVHRKLTILLKVGMVLMESAADTNRIVRNMKRIALFLGLEEENLHIDVLYGTLKVNYSDDTHSFSRFVHSDKYNINMKALAAMSQLSWQAIQKDYTVSKFEQVVDKIARGKSDYPAWLVTLGAALGCGGFCVLFGGDWPSFVPAMIAGWVGFFVRGCLLKSNFNVYMVTALTAFLSTMTVWLLTLVLPEGFTDKPYHPFLCCALFLVPGVALINFLDDMLDNYLLVGLARLSNAIVQIASMTFGIVIAVSICGVNNFLTTLSIAPAISYWEAAIVTGISAMGFGMIFNVPRRTLPAVVLLGIMGMFARNFLAFDLGVGVIIGSLVGASLISLVAIRLVQPTRSPNHVLSIPSVIPMVPGILMYRGIFGFIQMGREMEGFLRSFDFLINAGLIVLCLSIGVAIPNIFARRWIASTRRRHLQEMIDERRKRGRFLNLSEFD; this is translated from the coding sequence ATGCAGACAGAACAACTCAATGACAAGACACGCAGGGTACACAGAAAGCTGACGATTTTGCTGAAAGTGGGAATGGTGCTGATGGAAAGTGCTGCCGACACCAACCGTATTGTGAGAAATATGAAGCGCATTGCACTTTTTCTGGGACTGGAAGAGGAAAATCTGCACATCGATGTGCTGTATGGGACGCTGAAAGTGAATTACAGCGACGATACGCATTCGTTCAGTCGATTCGTGCATTCCGACAAGTACAATATAAATATGAAGGCACTGGCGGCAATGAGTCAGTTGTCGTGGCAGGCAATTCAGAAAGACTACACCGTGAGTAAGTTTGAACAGGTGGTGGATAAGATTGCGCGTGGAAAGTCGGATTACCCTGCGTGGCTCGTAACGCTCGGTGCAGCTTTGGGCTGTGGCGGCTTCTGCGTCTTGTTTGGAGGCGACTGGCCGTCGTTCGTTCCTGCGATGATAGCCGGTTGGGTGGGTTTCTTTGTGCGTGGATGCTTGCTGAAATCCAATTTCAATGTGTATATGGTAACTGCGCTCACGGCTTTTCTCAGCACGATGACGGTGTGGCTGCTGACGCTCGTTCTGCCCGAAGGATTCACGGACAAGCCTTATCATCCTTTCCTCTGCTGCGCTCTTTTCCTTGTTCCGGGCGTGGCTCTCATCAATTTCCTCGACGATATGCTCGACAATTATCTGCTGGTAGGACTGGCACGACTGTCGAATGCCATCGTGCAGATAGCCTCGATGACGTTCGGAATCGTTATTGCCGTGAGCATCTGCGGGGTAAACAACTTCCTGACCACGCTGAGCATTGCGCCTGCCATCAGCTATTGGGAGGCTGCCATCGTAACGGGCATTTCGGCAATGGGCTTCGGAATGATATTCAATGTGCCAAGACGCACGCTGCCTGCCGTGGTGTTGCTGGGCATTATGGGAATGTTCGCGCGCAATTTTCTTGCCTTCGACCTCGGAGTAGGCGTTATCATCGGTTCTTTAGTCGGTGCTTCGCTCATTTCTCTCGTTGCCATCCGACTTGTTCAGCCCACGCGCAGTCCGAACCACGTGCTCTCCATCCCCAGCGTTATCCCAATGGTGCCGGGCATTCTTATGTATCGTGGCATCTTCGGATTTATTCAGATGGGACGCGAGATGGAAGGATTCCTCCGTTCGTTCGATTTTCTTATCAATGCCGGACTTATCGTGCTCTGTCTGTCTATCGGCGTTGCCATCCCGAACATCTTTGCCCGCAGATGGATTGCCTCTACACGCAGGCGGCACTTGCAGGAAATGATAGACGAGCGTCGCAAGCGTGGCAGATTTCTGAACCTTTCAGAATTTGATTAG
- a CDS encoding helix-turn-helix domain-containing protein, whose amino-acid sequence MAQKKEHSNLIKEHLKKRGITQTWLAKELGMSFSITNAYVCNRKQPNLTIIFRVADLLGVSPKDLVF is encoded by the coding sequence ATGGCACAGAAGAAAGAACATAGTAACCTCATCAAGGAGCATTTGAAGAAGCGAGGTATCACCCAAACGTGGCTTGCCAAAGAGTTGGGCATGAGCTTCAGCATCACCAACGCCTACGTCTGCAACCGAAAGCAACCCAACCTCACTATTATCTTTAGGGTGGCGGATTTGCTTGGTGTGTCACCAAAGGATTTAGTGTTTTAG
- a CDS encoding YhcG family protein yields MSQEINKTDHQDLDPVVRAIGTDLEHTQVRLIASANADMLFHYWKVGHFILYLQKKEGWGSKVIDNLSKAIRSKYPDKKGYSRRNIFYMCQFASAYPLEVLKEMDRIDSLLTTPTVEKVLSLTNELNQIVQQPVALIQATENQSNTITQQPVAQLEEVTETLSAIYHCDISQIEEIFKHSAIVRTNWASHVILLNSKLPLGECYWYISQAVANGWSRNVLQVQIETNLFARQVTAKKVSNFSARLPKPQSDLANYLMKDPYIFDLMGQTDKMAERDLEQQLVSHITKYLLEMGSGFAFVAQQKHFEVGDSDFYADLILYNIQLHAYVVIELKATPFKPEYMGQLNFYINVVDDTLRGEHDNKTIGLLLCNGGDKVVAQYALSGYDQPIGVSDYQLTKAIPDDLKSALPTVEEVEEELSKIVEQDSER; encoded by the coding sequence ATGAGCCAAGAAATAAATAAAACAGATCACCAAGATTTAGATCCCGTTGTACGAGCCATCGGTACTGATCTTGAGCATACACAAGTACGCTTAATAGCCTCTGCAAACGCAGACATGCTTTTCCACTATTGGAAAGTGGGACATTTTATTCTCTATCTCCAAAAGAAAGAAGGTTGGGGAAGCAAAGTGATTGACAACCTATCCAAGGCGATACGCTCAAAATATCCAGATAAGAAAGGGTATTCTCGCAGAAATATCTTCTATATGTGCCAGTTTGCCAGTGCTTATCCGTTGGAAGTGCTGAAAGAGATGGACAGGATAGATAGCTTACTCACAACTCCTACTGTAGAGAAGGTTTTAAGTCTGACAAACGAACTCAATCAAATTGTGCAACAACCTGTTGCACTAATTCAAGCCACAGAAAATCAATCGAATACAATTACGCAACAGCCTGTTGCACAATTAGAAGAAGTTACTGAAACATTGTCAGCAATCTATCACTGCGACATCAGTCAGATAGAGGAAATCTTCAAGCATTCTGCCATAGTTCGCACCAACTGGGCGAGCCATGTAATTCTGCTTAATAGTAAGCTTCCATTGGGCGAGTGCTATTGGTACATTTCGCAAGCAGTTGCTAATGGATGGAGTCGCAATGTTCTGCAGGTGCAGATTGAGACCAATCTTTTCGCTCGACAGGTCACGGCAAAGAAAGTGAGTAACTTCTCGGCACGATTGCCCAAACCGCAAAGCGACCTTGCCAACTATCTGATGAAAGACCCTTATATCTTTGATTTGATGGGGCAAACAGATAAAATGGCAGAACGAGACCTTGAACAACAATTGGTATCTCATATCACCAAATATCTTTTGGAAATGGGCAGTGGCTTTGCATTTGTGGCACAGCAGAAGCATTTTGAAGTAGGCGATTCTGATTTCTATGCCGACCTCATCCTTTATAACATCCAACTGCATGCATACGTGGTTATCGAACTAAAAGCTACACCTTTTAAACCAGAATATATGGGGCAACTGAACTTCTATATCAATGTTGTGGACGATACCCTTCGTGGCGAACACGACAACAAGACCATCGGCTTGCTCCTCTGCAATGGTGGAGATAAAGTGGTGGCACAATATGCTCTTTCTGGCTATGATCAGCCTATTGGTGTCAGTGATTATCAACTGACAAAGGCTATACCTGATGATTTGAAGTCGGCTCTGCCTACGGTGGAAGAAGTTGAGGAAGAGTTGTCGAAGATAGTAGAGCAAGATAGCGAAAGATGA
- a CDS encoding class I SAM-dependent DNA methyltransferase yields the protein MTEDKVRDLAKRKLGLEDTETAKAGVGQLTTFNQLGFKGISDRPDGWYLPNEKMFPAIILEAKSAVTPLKEQQIAELLKNCKIASSQYAKVVGILYNGEDIVVFKNGEKLQGETELHNKEYYLNLFAENLIDKSKIFRLTKRINDTLHFSFGIKNLNHRMIFTACALVAKRYGAVLTKGMSYNTFRQSIFDTLSKSYEEAIAQNSKLNLLLEVYSEIRMNITDNQEAIDDFIACVAEISDNINSDFWQGEDVMAIFFNEFNRYKGKSEQGQVFTPDHITSLMYRLTETNKDDIVLDAACGSGSFLVKAMCNMVDEAGGNRTHKAKQIKQEQLYGIEFDREIFALACANMLIHKDGKTNLEQLDTRRDEAKKWIQSKGITKVLMNPPFENKYGCVDIVKNTLDSVTKDATCAFIMPDKKMEKVQKAKRILKYHTLLKIIKLPENIFSEGVTTSVFIFKSGTPHGNREIFACYIEDDGLETVKNQGRQDVKDRWQEIEDYWVDVIQKQSGNDTIQWIKPNEHLSYQMPMKEFEIYEEDFNKTVMDYLMFRQGIDVKTFQENLINKVMYSSSISQNGDDINISLKTHNK from the coding sequence ATGACAGAGGATAAGGTTAGAGATTTAGCCAAGCGTAAATTAGGATTAGAGGATACTGAAACAGCAAAAGCTGGTGTCGGTCAGCTAACCACATTTAATCAGCTTGGCTTCAAAGGAATAAGTGACCGCCCAGATGGTTGGTACCTACCTAACGAAAAAATGTTCCCCGCTATCATTCTTGAAGCGAAAAGTGCAGTTACGCCTTTGAAAGAACAACAAATAGCGGAATTGCTGAAAAATTGCAAGATTGCATCTTCTCAATATGCCAAAGTGGTAGGTATTCTCTACAACGGCGAAGATATAGTGGTTTTTAAGAATGGAGAGAAATTACAAGGCGAAACCGAATTACACAATAAAGAGTATTACCTTAATCTGTTTGCGGAAAATCTGATTGACAAGTCTAAGATTTTTCGATTAACTAAGAGGATTAATGACACGCTTCACTTTAGCTTTGGTATCAAGAATCTAAACCACCGAATGATATTTACTGCTTGTGCCTTGGTGGCAAAACGTTATGGAGCAGTACTGACCAAAGGAATGAGCTACAATACCTTCCGCCAATCTATTTTTGACACCTTGTCGAAGTCTTACGAAGAAGCTATTGCTCAGAATTCTAAGCTAAATCTATTGCTGGAGGTATATTCAGAAATCAGAATGAATATTACCGACAATCAAGAGGCAATAGATGATTTTATTGCTTGTGTTGCAGAAATATCGGACAATATCAACTCTGACTTTTGGCAGGGAGAAGATGTTATGGCAATCTTCTTTAACGAATTCAATCGTTACAAGGGAAAATCCGAACAAGGACAAGTCTTTACCCCTGACCATATCACTTCATTGATGTATCGATTGACTGAGACAAATAAAGATGACATTGTATTAGATGCCGCATGTGGCTCAGGCTCTTTCCTTGTAAAGGCTATGTGTAATATGGTTGACGAAGCTGGTGGTAACCGTACTCATAAAGCCAAACAAATTAAACAAGAACAACTCTACGGGATTGAGTTTGATAGAGAAATTTTCGCATTAGCTTGTGCTAATATGTTGATTCATAAGGATGGAAAGACCAACCTTGAACAATTAGACACAAGACGAGATGAAGCAAAGAAGTGGATACAATCAAAAGGAATAACAAAAGTCTTGATGAACCCTCCTTTTGAGAACAAATATGGATGTGTCGATATTGTCAAGAACACTTTGGATAGCGTGACCAAGGATGCAACATGTGCTTTTATTATGCCAGATAAGAAAATGGAGAAAGTGCAAAAGGCAAAAAGAATACTGAAGTACCACACTCTTCTCAAAATAATCAAACTCCCTGAAAATATTTTCTCGGAGGGGGTTACTACATCTGTGTTCATTTTCAAGTCTGGCACACCTCATGGCAATAGAGAGATTTTTGCTTGCTACATTGAAGACGATGGGCTTGAAACAGTAAAAAATCAGGGGCGTCAAGATGTTAAAGACCGATGGCAAGAGATTGAGGACTATTGGGTAGACGTAATACAAAAGCAATCGGGAAATGACACTATTCAGTGGATAAAACCCAATGAGCATCTATCATATCAGATGCCAATGAAAGAGTTTGAGATATATGAGGAGGATTTCAATAAAACTGTAATGGATTACCTCATGTTTCGGCAAGGCATAGATGTCAAAACATTTCAAGAAAATCTCATCAATAAAGTGATGTATTCAAGTTCTATTAGTCAAAACGGAGACGATATAAACATAAGTCTAAAAACACACAATAAATGA
- a CDS encoding toprim domain-containing protein, whose product MDIQHIKQIAITDYLQQQGYAPARVHGIHYWYCSPLRNESTPSFKVNTERNQWYDFGTGEHGDIIDLVCALFHCSTSEAIDRLSGAKQVAHQGFSFGGERKNSERKLEILSAQPLSTPNLLRYLAARAIPLSIANTYCSEVLFCNMKRTYYAIGFANDAGGWEIRNSYFKGCIAPKAITTIRKCFDRLQIFEGFMDYLSLQVLNPSSTCDAIVLNSLALLPRIKEQMMGYREVESFLDNDDAGRKSFAVLKQIFPQIVDGSARYRNYKDLNEWLVSKSQLKEKQPLLPTTKRGIRR is encoded by the coding sequence ATGGATATACAACATATCAAGCAAATTGCAATTACAGATTATTTGCAACAACAGGGCTATGCGCCTGCACGAGTACACGGAATTCACTATTGGTATTGCTCTCCGCTGCGCAACGAGAGTACACCATCATTCAAAGTTAATACAGAGCGTAATCAATGGTACGACTTTGGCACTGGCGAGCATGGCGACATCATTGACCTTGTCTGCGCTTTGTTTCATTGTTCTACTAGTGAAGCCATTGACCGACTTAGTGGTGCAAAACAAGTAGCGCATCAAGGATTTTCTTTTGGAGGTGAAAGAAAAAACTCCGAACGCAAATTGGAAATTCTTTCAGCCCAACCACTCTCCACTCCCAATCTGCTTCGTTACCTCGCAGCGCGTGCCATTCCTCTTTCCATAGCCAACACCTATTGCTCGGAAGTTCTATTCTGCAATATGAAGCGGACATACTATGCCATCGGATTTGCAAACGATGCTGGCGGATGGGAAATCCGCAACTCGTATTTCAAAGGATGTATTGCACCAAAGGCTATTACAACGATTAGAAAATGCTTCGACCGCCTACAAATCTTTGAGGGTTTCATGGATTATCTCTCATTGCAAGTGCTCAATCCTTCTTCAACCTGCGATGCTATCGTTCTTAACTCTTTGGCACTATTGCCACGCATCAAAGAGCAGATGATGGGCTATCGAGAAGTGGAAAGTTTTCTGGATAATGACGATGCCGGGCGCAAATCTTTTGCCGTTTTGAAGCAAATATTTCCGCAAATCGTTGATGGTTCTGCTCGTTACCGAAATTACAAAGACCTCAATGAATGGCTCGTTTCTAAGTCCCAACTCAAAGAAAAGCAGCCGTTATTACCGACCACGAAGCGTGGCATCAGAAGATAG
- a CDS encoding site-specific integrase, with protein MNIKRNIIFTLESRKKDGVLIVENVPIRMRVNFASKRIEFTTGYRIDAAKWDADKQRVKNGCSNKLKQSASEINASLLGYYTEIQDIFKKFEVEEIMPTQEQIKEAFNALHKPIEEEVKPRKSMPNTFYKVFDEFVRDCGRQNDWTDSTYEKFAAVKNHLMNFRDELTFDFFDERGLNNYVTYLRDVKEMRNSTIGKQLSFLKWFLRWAFKKGVHQNNAYDSYKPKLKSTQKKIIFLTWEELNKLREFEIPTTKQALDRVRDVFLFQCFTGLRYSDVFNLRRSDIKGDHIEVTTVKTSDSLIIELNNHSKAILDKYKDVAFEDDKVLPVITNQKMNDYLKELAELAGIDEPVRQTYYRGNERIDEVTPKYALLGTHAGRRTFICNALALGIPPQVVMKWTGHSDYKAMKPYIDIADDIKANAMSKFNQL; from the coding sequence ATGAACATCAAACGAAACATTATCTTCACGTTGGAAAGTAGGAAGAAGGACGGTGTTCTCATTGTTGAGAATGTGCCTATCCGTATGCGTGTCAATTTCGCTTCCAAGCGGATTGAGTTCACGACAGGCTATCGCATCGATGCTGCCAAGTGGGATGCAGATAAGCAACGTGTAAAGAATGGTTGTAGCAACAAACTGAAACAATCGGCTTCTGAAATCAATGCTTCACTCTTGGGCTACTATACAGAAATACAGGACATCTTCAAGAAGTTTGAAGTGGAAGAAATAATGCCCACACAGGAACAAATAAAAGAAGCATTCAATGCGCTGCACAAACCTATTGAGGAAGAAGTCAAACCGAGAAAATCAATGCCTAACACTTTTTACAAAGTGTTTGATGAATTTGTGCGAGATTGTGGACGGCAAAATGATTGGACGGATTCCACCTACGAGAAGTTTGCTGCGGTGAAAAATCATCTGATGAACTTTCGAGATGAACTTACATTTGATTTCTTTGATGAGAGGGGGCTGAATAATTATGTTACTTATCTCCGTGATGTAAAGGAAATGCGTAATTCTACCATAGGCAAGCAACTTAGTTTCTTGAAATGGTTTTTACGCTGGGCATTCAAGAAAGGTGTGCATCAGAACAATGCCTATGACAGCTATAAGCCCAAACTTAAAAGTACACAGAAGAAAATCATTTTCCTCACATGGGAGGAACTGAACAAACTCCGAGAGTTCGAAATACCTACTACCAAGCAAGCCTTAGACCGAGTGCGTGATGTTTTTCTATTTCAATGCTTCACAGGTTTGCGTTATTCCGACGTGTTCAATCTTCGCAGAAGTGATATAAAGGGCGACCACATAGAGGTTACAACTGTCAAGACTTCTGATAGTTTGATTATCGAACTGAACAACCACAGCAAAGCGATACTTGACAAATACAAGGACGTGGCATTTGAAGATGATAAGGTGTTGCCTGTCATTACCAATCAGAAAATGAATGATTATCTCAAAGAACTGGCAGAATTGGCAGGTATCGATGAACCAGTACGCCAAACTTATTACAGAGGTAATGAGCGCATTGATGAGGTTACCCCAAAGTATGCCCTACTCGGCACACATGCTGGTCGTAGAACATTTATCTGTAATGCCCTTGCATTGGGAATTCCTCCGCAAGTTGTGATGAAATGGACAGGGCATAGTGATTACAAGGCTATGAAGCCATACATAGACATTGCAGACGACATCAAAGCGAATGCCATGAGTAAATTCAATCAGTTATAA